The Kineothrix sp. MB12-C1 genome includes a window with the following:
- a CDS encoding ABC transporter ATP-binding protein, translating to MILEGEKLSFRYENGNRQIFHSFSLAIESGEIVGLYASSGHGKTTLCKIFAGYEKPDAGMVTLGGKPIEDYRGYCPVQMIWQHPELAVNPRLKMSRVLAEAGTIDEHVIKSLGIEREWMDRYPAELSGGELQRFCIARALGENTRFILADEITAMLDLITQAQIWSFLKEEITRRNIGMLVVSHSEQLLDNLCTRRLDMPMRKVESIPWPLAAKV from the coding sequence ATGATCTTAGAAGGGGAGAAATTGTCATTTCGCTACGAAAATGGCAATCGGCAGATATTTCACAGCTTTTCTCTTGCGATAGAAAGTGGCGAGATTGTAGGTTTATATGCTTCCAGCGGCCATGGAAAGACTACGTTATGTAAAATATTCGCAGGATATGAGAAGCCGGATGCAGGGATGGTGACCTTGGGAGGAAAGCCAATTGAAGATTACCGCGGTTACTGCCCGGTACAGATGATCTGGCAGCATCCCGAACTCGCAGTTAATCCCCGGCTGAAGATGTCCCGGGTACTTGCTGAGGCAGGAACTATCGATGAGCATGTGATAAAGAGTCTTGGAATTGAACGTGAATGGATGGATCGATATCCGGCAGAACTGTCCGGTGGAGAGTTGCAACGCTTCTGTATTGCACGGGCTCTGGGAGAGAATACGAGATTTATTCTGGCAGATGAAATAACAGCTATGCTTGACTTAATTACGCAGGCTCAAATATGGAGCTTTTTGAAAGAGGAAATTACAAGACGCAATATAGGGATGCTGGTTGTAAGCCATTCCGAGCAACTCTTGGATAACCTTTGTACGCGGCGGCTGGATATGCCCATGAGAAAAGTAGAAAGTATACCATGGCCGCTTGCGGCTAAGGTATAG
- a CDS encoding ABC transporter ATP-binding protein has translation MKVERIPVLKIENLSVSFSQYAGIFKRRQVQAIKDLNIIVYEKEIVAIVGASGSGKSLLAHAILGILPYNASMNGTLSYYGTPLTEERTRQLRGKEIVLVPQNVSYLDPLMKVGPQIRKNAKDSVSKEKTFQILDRYGLGKETENLYPFELSGGMARRVLISTAVMERPKLVIADEPTPGLDITSAKRVMSHFREIANEGAAVLLITHDLELAVETADRIVVFYEGMTLEEVQALDFAQESKLHHPYTKALRRAMPKNGMQIEERKYTKGVTGYIEGRSV, from the coding sequence ATGAAAGTGGAAAGAATACCGGTTCTTAAGATAGAGAATTTATCCGTTTCCTTTTCGCAGTATGCGGGAATTTTTAAAAGAAGACAGGTACAAGCTATAAAAGATTTGAATATCATTGTCTATGAAAAAGAAATAGTGGCAATTGTAGGTGCCAGCGGAAGTGGAAAAAGTCTGCTCGCTCATGCTATTTTAGGGATATTGCCTTATAATGCATCTATGAATGGAACGTTGAGTTATTACGGTACTCCGCTCACAGAAGAAAGAACAAGGCAGTTGCGTGGAAAGGAAATCGTATTAGTGCCGCAAAATGTATCCTATCTGGATCCACTGATGAAAGTCGGTCCTCAGATACGCAAGAATGCTAAGGATAGTGTATCCAAAGAAAAGACCTTTCAGATTTTAGACCGTTATGGACTGGGAAAAGAAACGGAAAATCTCTATCCCTTTGAACTTTCCGGAGGTATGGCACGAAGGGTTCTTATTTCTACAGCAGTCATGGAGCGGCCGAAGTTGGTAATTGCAGATGAACCTACCCCCGGCTTGGATATTACATCGGCAAAACGTGTAATGAGCCATTTTCGGGAAATTGCTAATGAGGGTGCGGCAGTATTACTGATTACTCATGACCTGGAATTGGCAGTGGAGACGGCAGACCGAATTGTGGTATTTTATGAAGGAATGACTTTGGAAGAAGTGCAGGCTTTAGACTTCGCACAGGAATCTAAGCTGCACCATCCATATACGAAAGCCTTGCGGCGGGCAATGCCTAAAAATGGAATGCAGATAGAGGAAAGAAAATATACCAAAGGGGTTACAGGATATATTGAGGGGAGAAGCGTATGA
- a CDS encoding ABC transporter permease, whose translation MNVPGRKGKTIFLVAAVSFLLCILVLGFLYTEAAMKTDFIHKNQPPSLQYPFGTDWMGRDMFARTMAGLSMSIRIGLLTATVSAAVALLLGSLAVVMGKAADILIGGLIDLMMGIPHILLLILISFACGKGVRGVVIGILCTHWMSLARVIRGEVLQLTQSGYIQVAAKLGSSRGKIIRMHMLPHLVPQFITGLVLLFPHAILHEASITFLGFGLSSEQPAIGVILSESIRHLLTGNWWLVVFPGLSLVVTVILFDYIGSVTRRALDPASVHE comes from the coding sequence ATGAATGTTCCCGGAAGAAAAGGTAAGACTATATTTCTTGTGGCTGCGGTTTCCTTTTTGCTTTGTATTCTCGTATTGGGATTTCTATATACAGAGGCAGCTATGAAAACTGATTTTATTCATAAGAATCAGCCGCCATCCTTACAATATCCATTCGGTACCGACTGGATGGGACGTGATATGTTTGCCCGTACGATGGCAGGGCTTTCTATGAGTATACGGATTGGCTTGCTTACAGCAACGGTAAGTGCGGCAGTCGCATTGCTACTCGGTTCTTTAGCAGTAGTTATGGGGAAGGCAGCAGATATATTGATTGGCGGGCTTATCGATCTTATGATGGGAATCCCCCATATTCTACTGCTTATTCTTATCTCATTCGCTTGTGGAAAAGGTGTTCGGGGTGTAGTGATCGGAATATTGTGTACCCACTGGATGTCTCTTGCCCGTGTGATACGAGGAGAGGTGCTGCAGCTTACGCAAAGCGGTTATATACAGGTGGCGGCCAAATTAGGAAGCAGCAGGGGTAAAATTATAAGGATGCATATGCTTCCCCACCTGGTTCCGCAATTTATTACAGGATTAGTGTTGCTGTTTCCTCATGCCATATTGCATGAAGCGAGTATTACTTTTTTAGGCTTTGGTTTATCTTCAGAACAACCGGCAATCGGTGTTATTCTTTCCGAAAGCATTCGTCATCTGCTTACGGGGAATTGGTGGCTTGTGGTCTTCCCGGGACTTTCATTAGTGGTAACAGTTATATTATTCGATTATATTGGCAGTGTGACAAGAAGAGCCCTTGATCCTGCCAGCGTACATGAGTAA
- a CDS encoding ABC transporter permease, whose product MKKWVWHILKNFIRMLLLIFFVSIGAFVLVSLSPVDPLQANIGQAALGALSQEQIDKLEIYWGVNEPPLQRYLAWAGDFLRGDMGISLLYRQSVSSVIMQKLSSSLLLMAFAWIISGGIGFVLGILSGMNRGKRIDRIIKGYALLTASTPAFWLAIIFLLVFSVGLRLFPVGLSVPIGMDAASVSLSDKLWHAVLPAATLSITGISNIILHTREKMIDVMESDYVLFAVARGEKRWEILKNHGLRNVLLPAITLQFASIGEIFGGSILVEQVFSYPGMGQAAVTAGLGGDIPLLLGITIISASIVFLGNFIADVLYGVVDPRMRKGARL is encoded by the coding sequence ATGAAAAAATGGGTTTGGCACATCTTAAAGAATTTCATACGAATGCTTCTTTTGATATTTTTTGTGAGCATTGGAGCATTTGTCTTAGTGTCCTTGTCTCCGGTAGACCCTCTTCAGGCTAATATCGGACAAGCGGCACTCGGCGCTCTCAGTCAGGAGCAAATCGACAAACTGGAAATATATTGGGGAGTGAATGAGCCTCCCCTTCAAAGATATCTGGCATGGGCGGGAGATTTTCTCAGGGGAGATATGGGGATTTCTCTTTTGTATCGCCAAAGTGTCTCATCTGTTATTATGCAGAAATTATCAAGTTCCCTATTGCTTATGGCTTTCGCATGGATTATTTCGGGTGGAATCGGGTTTGTGCTTGGAATCTTATCAGGAATGAACAGAGGAAAGAGAATCGATAGGATCATTAAAGGATATGCGTTGCTGACAGCAAGTACCCCTGCATTTTGGCTTGCGATTATATTTCTTCTCGTATTTTCTGTTGGGCTTAGATTATTTCCTGTGGGCTTAAGTGTTCCTATCGGAATGGATGCGGCATCCGTAAGTTTGTCAGACAAGTTATGGCATGCGGTGCTTCCGGCAGCCACTTTGTCCATTACCGGTATATCTAACATCATTCTGCACACAAGGGAAAAAATGATCGATGTGATGGAGAGTGACTATGTACTGTTCGCGGTGGCACGGGGTGAAAAACGGTGGGAGATATTGAAGAATCATGGACTTCGGAATGTGCTGCTTCCTGCCATCACACTTCAATTTGCTTCTATCGGCGAGATATTCGGAGGTTCTATTTTGGTGGAGCAGGTTTTCTCTTATCCGGGTATGGGACAGGCAGCGGTAACGGCGGGGCTTGGGGGCGATATTCCCCTGCTTTTAGGAATTACGATTATTAGTGCTTCTATCGTGTTTTTAGGAAACTTTATTGCTGACGTTCTTTACGGAGTAGTAGACCCCCGTATGAGAAAGGGGGCACGGCTATGA
- a CDS encoding ABC transporter substrate-binding protein, whose protein sequence is MKRVFVLLAVCLAFASLAGCGKPEEVLSGSDNNQEPLKDTVIVAMGVTSEPEAGFDPAYGWGAGEHVHEPLIQSTLTVTTNDLQIAYDLAKDISVSDDGLLWTVKIREDVFFTDGEKLTAQDVAFTYNTVKEESSVNDFTMLDRAEALDDDTVQFHMAEPYSIWPYTMAIVGIVPEHAYGPDYGQKPIGSGRYMLKQWDKGQQIILEANPNYYGEEIRMKKVTIVFMEEAAAFAAVKAGQVDLAYTAASYSEQAVDGYELLSYETVDNRGFNLPAIPSDGAIGNDVTSDMAIRRAISMGIDRQQMIDYVLNGHGTPAYSVCDKMPWFNNSAVVEHDFDGAVILLEEAGWIAGEDGIRTKEGLRAEMNLLYPANDSVRQALAAEAANQMEELGIDVTIEGVGWDVAYDRAQREPLLWGWGAHTPMEFYNIYHTMPETGLASYSPYKNETVDSYMDQALTSKDLEESYELWKKAQWDGETGTDWDVPWIWLVNIDHLYWAKSDLQVTPQKIHPHGHGWSIVNNVDQWRFE, encoded by the coding sequence ATGAAAAGGGTATTTGTATTGCTGGCGGTATGCTTAGCGTTCGCTTCTTTAGCAGGCTGTGGTAAGCCGGAGGAAGTTTTATCCGGTTCAGATAACAATCAGGAGCCTTTGAAAGATACAGTGATTGTGGCCATGGGGGTTACTTCTGAGCCGGAAGCAGGATTCGACCCGGCATATGGCTGGGGTGCAGGGGAACATGTGCATGAGCCATTGATTCAAAGTACCCTCACTGTTACTACAAATGATTTGCAGATTGCTTATGATTTGGCGAAAGATATTTCAGTGAGTGATGATGGCTTGTTGTGGACGGTCAAGATAAGGGAAGATGTCTTTTTTACCGATGGAGAAAAACTTACCGCTCAGGATGTTGCGTTTACATATAACACGGTAAAAGAGGAAAGCTCTGTCAACGATTTTACCATGTTGGATAGAGCGGAAGCTTTGGACGATGATACGGTGCAGTTCCATATGGCGGAACCTTATTCCATATGGCCTTATACTATGGCAATTGTAGGGATTGTTCCGGAGCATGCTTATGGACCTGATTACGGGCAAAAACCTATCGGCTCCGGCAGATATATGCTGAAGCAATGGGATAAAGGGCAACAAATTATATTAGAGGCCAATCCCAATTATTATGGGGAAGAAATTCGTATGAAGAAGGTAACGATCGTATTTATGGAAGAAGCGGCAGCTTTTGCGGCGGTGAAAGCAGGGCAGGTGGATTTGGCCTATACGGCAGCTTCCTATTCGGAACAAGCGGTAGATGGATATGAGTTACTAAGTTATGAGACCGTGGATAACCGTGGTTTTAATTTGCCTGCAATCCCTAGTGATGGAGCTATCGGCAATGATGTGACGAGTGACATGGCAATCCGCAGAGCGATTTCTATGGGGATTGATCGTCAGCAGATGATCGATTATGTATTAAATGGCCATGGGACGCCGGCTTACAGTGTCTGTGATAAAATGCCGTGGTTTAATAACAGTGCGGTGGTAGAACATGATTTTGACGGGGCTGTTATATTATTAGAAGAGGCCGGATGGATTGCAGGGGAAGACGGTATTCGTACAAAAGAAGGGCTTAGGGCAGAAATGAATCTTCTCTATCCTGCGAATGATTCGGTAAGACAGGCTCTGGCTGCAGAGGCGGCGAATCAGATGGAAGAATTGGGCATTGATGTAACTATTGAAGGAGTAGGCTGGGATGTAGCTTACGATAGGGCGCAGAGAGAGCCGCTGCTGTGGGGGTGGGGTGCCCATACGCCTATGGAATTTTATAATATTTATCATACGATGCCTGAGACAGGCTTGGCCTCATATTCTCCCTATAAGAATGAAACGGTAGATTCTTATATGGATCAAGCACTTACCAGCAAAGATCTGGAAGAGTCCTATGAACTGTGGAAAAAGGCACAGTGGGATGGAGAGACCGGCACTGATTGGGATGTACCGTGGATATGGTTAGTGAACATCGATCATTTATATTGGGCAAAGAGTGATTTACAAGTTACACCTCAAAAGATTCATCCCCATGGACACGGCTGGTCTATTGTAAATAATGTGGATCAGTGGAGATTTGAGTAA
- the sigH gene encoding RNA polymerase sporulation sigma factor SigH, with protein MRDSYEQYSDEELILRLRDGEEDIIDYIMDKYKNLVKSKAKSMYILGADGEDLIQEGMIGLFKAVRDYDSGRDASFFTFADLCISRQMYTAVQASGRQKHAPLNTYISFYSKVTAPGEPGGEEAELLNVLFSRSELSPEEMIIDKENVENLERMIERELSSFEKQVLDLYITGMSYVQIAKVLGKDEKSTDNALQRIKGKLRRTLL; from the coding sequence ATGCGGGATTCTTATGAACAGTATAGCGATGAAGAACTGATTTTACGCCTTCGGGACGGAGAAGAAGATATTATCGATTACATTATGGACAAATATAAGAACCTGGTTAAAAGTAAGGCGAAATCCATGTATATCTTAGGTGCGGATGGTGAGGATCTGATTCAGGAAGGTATGATTGGGTTATTTAAGGCTGTCCGAGATTATGATAGCGGCAGGGACGCCAGCTTTTTTACTTTTGCAGATTTATGTATATCAAGGCAGATGTATACGGCAGTTCAAGCTTCGGGGCGTCAAAAGCACGCCCCTTTGAATACGTATATTTCTTTCTATAGTAAGGTGACTGCTCCCGGAGAACCGGGAGGCGAAGAGGCTGAGCTTCTTAACGTACTTTTTTCCAGGTCAGAGTTAAGCCCGGAAGAAATGATAATCGATAAGGAAAACGTGGAAAACCTGGAACGAATGATAGAACGTGAGCTTAGTTCCTTTGAGAAGCAGGTGCTGGACTTATATATTACCGGAATGAGTTATGTGCAGATTGCTAAAGTGCTTGGCAAGGATGAAAAGTCTACGGATAATGCGTTGCAAAGAATTAAGGGGAAGCTGCGAAGAACATTGCTTTAG
- a CDS encoding SGNH/GDSL hydrolase family protein, with the protein MKKDMYHMQKVLLYIIGILAIVLAVLLFYKGYSLYREKVHQEKLDVRNQEVQSELDDIQMEIQKLSGDGKALQEFLDKKINDVVKEEIVQETEAVQEVVSGAVSANEGQSADEPYDDSNVEDNAIIIDVPEKARPQETEEDSISANASGQEEQRETISDRSPSAEELETISGNSVLPEEAETISGNNVSPEGAETISGNTVSPEGAETVSGNTVSQEEAETISGNAVVDGQVIPFEYSESGMTLEARRNIRSSYAETTQRNGEDKAQIAGRNIDFSDKKIACLGDSITAGSNLNNLEEYQKYSYPSVLKNILNAQEVYNLGIGGSSYGRYWDEAFVDRYKEIPEDSDIILVMGGTNDGFAASAKELGSIEERKPRTFYGDVDGLMRGLKKNYPNAKIIFATPLPNILHDYLMQQRDYLLPQRAFVNAIKELAAEYEIDVIDLYNSNMLDTHDAQVISTYMPDGVHGNPAGYQILAEHFAAEIIRSIERGGLQEGTVSGNSSREETISGNALSQDAVSGNGTFQGAISESAPGENTIDEPMNTEAVINNAVIIPPSSPSEEETDNAQNDSNTNVSDDMQNNYQYSGEAIIIQ; encoded by the coding sequence ATGAAAAAAGATATGTATCACATGCAGAAAGTTTTATTGTATATCATCGGAATATTGGCAATTGTTCTTGCGGTGCTTTTGTTTTATAAAGGCTATAGTTTGTACCGGGAAAAAGTACACCAGGAGAAGCTGGATGTGCGAAATCAGGAGGTACAGTCTGAACTTGATGATATTCAGATGGAGATTCAAAAGCTGTCAGGTGATGGGAAAGCCCTGCAAGAATTCTTAGACAAGAAGATAAACGATGTAGTAAAAGAAGAAATAGTACAAGAAACAGAAGCAGTACAAGAAGTGGTATCAGGGGCAGTATCTGCGAATGAGGGTCAGTCGGCGGATGAACCTTATGATGATTCTAATGTAGAAGATAATGCGATTATTATAGATGTTCCGGAAAAAGCAAGACCTCAGGAGACGGAAGAAGACAGTATTTCCGCCAATGCATCTGGGCAGGAGGAACAGAGGGAAACAATATCCGATCGCTCTCCTTCGGCTGAAGAATTAGAAACCATATCAGGTAACTCGGTATTGCCGGAAGAAGCGGAGACAATATCGGGCAATAACGTATCTCCGGAAGGAGCGGAAACAATATCCGGTAATACAGTATCTCCGGAAGGAGCGGAAACAGTATCCGGTAATACAGTATCTCAGGAAGAAGCAGAAACGATATCGGGCAATGCGGTTGTAGATGGACAGGTCATTCCGTTTGAGTATAGCGAGTCGGGCATGACATTAGAGGCGAGGCGGAATATTCGTTCTTCTTATGCGGAGACTACTCAGAGGAATGGAGAGGATAAAGCACAGATAGCCGGAAGAAATATTGATTTCTCCGATAAGAAGATCGCTTGTCTGGGCGATAGTATAACGGCTGGAAGCAATCTGAATAATCTGGAAGAATATCAGAAGTATTCCTACCCATCCGTATTGAAGAATATTTTGAATGCACAGGAAGTTTATAATCTGGGAATCGGGGGTTCTTCCTACGGAAGGTATTGGGATGAAGCTTTTGTGGATCGCTATAAGGAGATTCCGGAAGATTCTGATATCATACTTGTTATGGGCGGCACGAATGATGGGTTTGCCGCTTCAGCAAAAGAGCTGGGAAGTATTGAGGAACGGAAACCGCGTACTTTTTATGGTGATGTGGATGGACTCATGCGTGGTTTAAAGAAGAATTACCCCAATGCGAAGATTATATTTGCGACCCCTCTTCCTAATATTTTGCATGATTACCTTATGCAGCAAAGAGATTATCTTCTTCCACAGAGGGCCTTTGTAAATGCTATTAAAGAACTGGCAGCAGAATACGAAATAGATGTTATCGATTTATATAATTCCAATATGCTCGATACCCATGACGCCCAGGTTATCTCCACCTATATGCCAGATGGCGTGCATGGTAATCCTGCGGGGTATCAGATTCTGGCAGAGCATTTTGCTGCAGAGATAATTCGGAGTATAGAAAGAGGCGGTCTTCAGGAAGGGACAGTTAGCGGCAACTCTTCCCGGGAAGAGACAATTAGCGGTAATGCGCTTTCACAAGATGCAGTGAGCGGAAATGGTACTTTTCAAGGGGCCATTAGCGAAAGTGCTCCCGGGGAAAATACTATCGATGAACCTATGAATACCGAAGCAGTAATAAATAATGCAGTTATCATTCCCCCTTCTTCACCATCGGAAGAAGAGACAGATAATGCGCAAAATGATAGTAACACAAATGTTTCAGATGATATGCAAAATAACTATCAATATAGCGGTGAAGCGATTATTATACAATAA
- the rlmB gene encoding 23S rRNA (guanosine(2251)-2'-O)-methyltransferase RlmB produces the protein MRYEEFTIEGRNAVIEAFRSGKPIDKIFILDGCQDGPIATIKREAKKQDCIVKFVTKDRLDQMSESGKHQGVIAYAAAYEYAQVEDILQAAEKKGEPPFIFLLDNIEDPHNLGAIIRTANLAGAHGVIIPKNRAAGLTATVARTSAGALNYTPVAKVTNLTKTIEELKKQGLWFVCADMEGTSMYQLNLKGAIGLVIGSEGEGVGRLVKEKCDFVASIPMKGDIDSLNASVAAGVLAYEIVRQRMA, from the coding sequence ATGAGATATGAAGAATTTACCATTGAAGGAAGAAATGCGGTTATCGAGGCGTTTCGTTCCGGAAAACCGATTGATAAAATATTTATTCTGGACGGATGCCAGGATGGACCGATAGCAACGATAAAAAGAGAGGCTAAGAAACAGGATTGTATCGTGAAGTTTGTAACGAAAGACAGACTGGATCAAATGTCCGAAAGTGGGAAACACCAAGGGGTCATCGCTTATGCGGCAGCCTACGAGTATGCTCAGGTAGAGGATATTTTGCAGGCGGCCGAAAAGAAAGGTGAGCCTCCATTTATCTTTCTGTTAGATAATATTGAAGATCCTCACAATCTCGGAGCCATCATACGAACTGCTAATCTGGCAGGGGCTCATGGTGTTATTATACCGAAGAATCGGGCAGCAGGTCTGACAGCCACGGTAGCACGTACCTCGGCAGGTGCATTGAATTATACGCCGGTAGCTAAGGTGACGAATCTGACAAAGACAATAGAGGAACTGAAAAAACAAGGGTTGTGGTTTGTCTGTGCAGATATGGAAGGAACGAGTATGTATCAGTTGAATCTAAAAGGTGCGATTGGCCTTGTTATAGGTAGTGAAGGTGAAGGTGTGGGAAGGCTTGTAAAGGAGAAATGTGACTTTGTTGCATCCATTCCTATGAAAGGGGATATCGATTCCCTGAATGCATCTGTGGCAGCCGGAGTTCTGGCTTATGAAATTGTCAGACAGCGTATGGCATAG
- a CDS encoding Mini-ribonuclease 3, whose protein sequence is MEKSLIKKLKTEFHCKEVDIKEYSPLTLAYIGDSIYDVIVRTVVVERGNRSANNLHNMAIKYVNAGTQAAMGDALLEELTPEELAVYKRGRNAKTYTKAKNATASDYRKATGLEALLGYLYLQDEMDRLIALVQIGFRKIGVEL, encoded by the coding sequence ATGGAAAAGAGCTTAATTAAGAAACTGAAAACAGAATTTCATTGCAAAGAGGTGGATATTAAAGAATATTCGCCTCTTACGCTTGCTTATATCGGAGATAGTATTTACGATGTAATTGTGAGAACTGTTGTGGTGGAACGGGGGAATCGTTCTGCCAATAATCTACATAATATGGCAATTAAATATGTGAATGCGGGCACCCAGGCGGCGATGGGGGATGCGCTGTTGGAGGAATTGACACCGGAAGAGCTGGCGGTATATAAGCGGGGAAGGAATGCCAAGACCTATACGAAGGCGAAAAATGCGACAGCCAGCGATTATAGGAAGGCAACGGGATTAGAGGCGTTATTAGGTTATCTTTATCTTCAAGATGAGATGGACAGGCTGATTGCCTTAGTTCAGATAGGTTTCCGTAAGATCGGAGTAGAACTGTAA